Proteins encoded by one window of Pseudostreptobacillus hongkongensis:
- a CDS encoding TetR/AcrR family transcriptional regulator, which yields MAKVKAKDAIRISFGEILNEKPYHQITVKEIVMKAGVTRQIFYYYFSSMIELLEYFEDGTVDNILKEKKKMKKLSDAYDLFFRVMIEKSNLIKNLNYSESKGVLRDALERMAKHLYSRILTDVFDKTRVSNRDREFLIGYYTYGFASILYEWVQKGMDPNYQYLVKNLSALVDDSLPEVVKRFEEL from the coding sequence ATGGCAAAAGTAAAAGCGAAAGACGCGATAAGAATATCATTTGGAGAAATATTAAATGAAAAACCATATCATCAAATAACAGTTAAAGAAATTGTTATGAAAGCAGGAGTTACAAGACAAATATTCTATTACTATTTCAGTAGCATGATAGAACTATTAGAATATTTTGAAGATGGTACAGTTGATAATATCCTTAAAGAAAAGAAAAAAATGAAAAAATTAAGTGATGCATATGATTTATTCTTTAGAGTTATGATAGAAAAAAGTAATTTAATTAAAAATTTAAATTATTCTGAATCTAAAGGAGTTTTAAGAGATGCACTTGAAAGAATGGCAAAACATCTATACTCAAGAATATTAACAGATGTATTTGATAAAACAAGAGTTTCAAATAGAGATAGAGAATTTTTAATAGGATATTATACTTATGGATTTGCATCAATACTATATGAATGGGTGCAAAAAGGAATGGATCCTAATTATCAATATTTAGTTAAAAACTTAAGTGCTTTAGTAGATGATAGTTTACCAGAAGTAGTAAAAAGATTTGAAGAATTATAG